DNA sequence from the Vicia villosa cultivar HV-30 ecotype Madison, WI linkage group LG3, Vvil1.0, whole genome shotgun sequence genome:
TTTTACTTTCAATTTaacttcatattttatttttctagatAATTAAATTTCAAATATGAGAAAGTTTTTGGTTCCTAGAGCAAGTATTGAGAATGTTAATGTTGTGCAACCGGAAGCCAAAGTAGAAGAAACACCTCCTAATGTGGCCAATGAATTTAATCCAAATGAGATTGTACGTGATCCAGGATGTAGGAAACAAATTCATGAGTATGCTATAGATATTCAAGACCAAGTGAGGAGGGCATATATATTGAAGGGTCCAACGCAACCAGATTTAGCAATATTTCCTCGTACTCAATTTGGGAAGTCTTCAAGAGCGTTTTGTAAAGCATGGTATAAGAATTATACATGGATTGAGTGCAGTGAGTCGAAGGATGCAGCttattgtttttattgctttctctTTAAGCCGCCTGGGAGGGCCGAACACATTGACAGAGAATGGTTGGGATGATTTATTTATTGTTGTTTTGTATCACAAATGAACTTTcaaaaatcttgcaaacaaaagatattAATATTGTGCTTGCCATGGAATTAGTTGATGATGTTAAAGCTCGATTGGCTACATTGAGAGAGAATGATTGGGATGATTTATTTATTGATGTCCAAGAATTTTGTGTTGCTCAAAGTATTCCGGTGCCAAATATGGATGAAGAAATACCGGTTCGGGGTCGTTCAAGAAGAGAAGGGAGGACTGTCACTAATCTTCACCATTACCGTGCAGAGATTTTTTATGTTGCTGACAAAATATGTGTGGAGATGGATCACCGGTTTAGTGAAGGAAGTAACATTGTGCTGGATTACTTCTCATGTCTTGACCCCAAAAACTCtttttccaagtttgatgttgataagcTTGTTCGTCTTGCCGATATTTATCATGCAGACTTTTCTAATGATGATCGTGGAACAATAAGGGAGCAACTTGAGACTTATGTACATCAAGTGAAAAGGCATGCTTCATTTACTTcttgtgaagatgttcaaagtttgACTATGAAGATAGTTCAAATTGAGAAACATTTGGTATTTCCATTGGTCTACAAACTCATTGAGTTGGCTTTGATATTGCCGGTGTCGACAGCATCCGtcgaaagagctttttcagcaatgaagattatcaagtctaatttgcgcaacaagatcaacgatgtgtggttcaatgacttgatgatatgttacaccgaacgagagatattcaagtcacttaaagatgttgatattatacgaacattcaccgcaaagaggtctcggagagggcatttacctcctaattttatttagcacactatttacaggttaggtttcatctctcttatgtagcacattttatgattatttatatattatgtcaCATGTAACTCGCGGTTTAAAATTTTGCCCAGGCTGcctaaaattcctggctccgccactggatATACCCAATAGTTAAATTTATCTATGTATTTTGATCATTTGTATTTTGTGAACAACATATGGTTTACATTTTGACTTAatatatggtattatgattgaATTACATAAGTGCATGTTTGATTGAATTATATATGGTATTTTGATTGTATTTTGTAATTAATATATCGTTTGATTAAATTATATaaagtttattaaaatatgtaaaatttataacaaaaatattgCCCAAGAGAGAAATTTACTATCATGAAGGTCAATACGGAAGTTAACTTCCATAATATCTACTGAGTCGTGAAAGAAGCACAATATCATAAGATTAAAATGTGACGAAGGGTTAGTGTGAAACTTAACCGATAGAGTCACCTTTCCATCAATACAGAGGttaatttttcgttttttttttggcAAAATGGGGGTGGCTCTTACAAAGTGTTTCGTTAAGAGTTGTTGGGAGTAGAACCTGAAGGATTAAAGTTCATGAATCGTAGATGTACTACTTTCAGTGAGCTCGTCACGGGAAAAAAGTAAAGACCTAAGGATGAAGCTTTTAGAAACTATGACGGAGAAAACTCATTTTGAGGTGAAGTTTCATACTACGAATAATAGTAGTAATGAGGGAAATATTATAGAGgcatttgattattattttacttGTGATAAGGTACAAATGGACATTGTATCATATCAAAGAGGCGAGTATGCATGTCATGGATGTTATGATTTGAATATGGTTGAAAGGTTGTAAAACCAAAAAACAAGAACCTTTAAGGAGGCATTTGAAAGCAGGTAGAGTCAAAGATAGTTTAAGAGTCATACTTGTGGACTTGTTGGACTACTAAAGCAGAAaacgatgattggaaatcaagTGTATACGAGTGGAAAGATTAAGGTTCGAGCAAGGCTTGAACTTGATTAAAATTGTTCAATATATGTTAAATTTTTCAAGATTGGCAAAATGGATCGGTTGATAAATTGGAACCATTATGGTTTTAAGTCAAGATGGATATTGTTGAAGTATGCATTCAAACCTTaagtgatgaagagaaagaaaatatattttgagattaCATAAGCTATAAGTTAGCTTGGAAGTAAACAAAGACAAAATTACGTAGAGCGAGGCTCATAGGAGAATCAGCGTGTTGGTAGGCTGGCAACAGAGCTGGTGACGATGTCACGACAATGGGTCTGGGTCCGACAGGAGGTTCTATTCATCGGAGCTCGGGTCTGGTTTTTTTATTTGCGCTTATTAAGCTTTGTTGTTCAGTTTATGGACCTGTTTGTTCATGAGTTACGTTTTGGGTTTGCTATGGATTCTTTGGATTTCAGcagttataaatatgtatcttttGCATACTTGTCATCACAACCTTCAGAACTTTAAAGTTGAAGACATAAAGAAGAGTATGAAAATCATAGAATTATTAAAAGAACTTCAGTAGAATtattcaaaaataccaaaaaaattatGTGTGGGGACAAAGAACAATGACAACTAAAATAAATGACcttcaacaaaaattaactcTAGCTATATGAAATAAGACGCTGATTTAACTTGGCAGAAGAAGTTAAAGTAAAGGCAATAAACACAATAGTTTTTTGGGTAATGCTAAAATGTGCCCTAATGGCACAAGTTAAGAACTAAATGTAGTAAGTTTGTTTTAGAAATTGTGTCTCGATTTTATTAAAAGattgtaataataatttttatttcttttttcaacaTAAATTTTTATTTGTGGATTTCTTAACAAGTGCCCCTAGCGCAAAAGTTAGCATGATCttaatttttttatctatttCAATCAAACGATCTACTCTAGAGTAGATAGCAGCTCTCCAATTCattattgtaatacggtgggagaactgacttttaaaaatgtgcggatagctaaagtcgccaccgacttttattttatccaattttaggaaaggcaaaaagaacaggaaagatctttgaaagagattgagttcggggggtaggttatacaaagggaaggtgtaagcaccctttatattcatggttatccatgagctcttaatttcttagctcactggTTTGTTTGACATGTTTGAAAgtgtgtagtgtgtgtttagaaaaacaatttgTAAAAAGTTGTCTTGAAAATGTCTGAAAAGACGATGTTTTAAAAAATGGGGTGTGAAAAgcgttttgaatttttttgttgtgagcaagcacttaagagttacctaccctaagttcgtaaggtatGTCCTATGCTTTAAAGCTTTCCTTGAGTGATAgcactatccataccatatatgggcaggtagtcctatacattggatgtaaagggacaTCGAAGAGTCATTGAATGGTCATagtggctatccataccataagcgGGCAGGAAGTCCTATGcattggatgtgaagggacatCGAACGGTCATAAAAGGcgacaagtaaggataccttagtaatccgaagggactatcatcatttatcgtaggcagctcgagggacgagatcactttatcgtaggcaactcgaagggactatgatttttattccgaagggactatgatgattttgaatcgtaggcagcatatgctaaggtatTCCTACGCTCGAGGAACTTGACCGTTTAATCTAAGGCAACAGAAGAGAGGGTTACCCTACAGGTGAGTGTgtgaagagtgtgttgtatttaaattatattatttatctttgaatttaAGGTGGTCTAATGATTAGTTTTATCTTCCCATACAATCCTAAggcatacatctaaacagttaATATCAGCAGAAAAATtaaaggtgcggaaagtaaatgtcctacgctattacagggctttggGGAAGTTACATAATTAGAGGTGAGGAAAGTAAATgtgcgagaaaataaatctacgctattacaaaaaaaaacttgcgACCTATACAACGATTTCTAAAATCTTAAAGGTAAAGCAGTAAGTAAACATACATGTGACAATCACAAAGATTTAGAGAGGGAGAAGAAGAAAACGCTTGGTTTTGAAGTTGGTTAGAACCCTAATTAGCTTAACCTAATtgtctaaattaattaaattcactAACCCTAATTATAGTTAAACTaagaaaaaacctaattaattatataattatctaattaattaaatgtctaagtcaaattaatcaactaattaaaactaaatcCAATTAGAGTTAATCCTAATTATTTGGTTAATAAAAAGTAAATTAAGTGATAACatcaagtaaaaaaaatatttttgtgttttgttgATTTTATTAGTTAATGATCTTTTCTATgctgtattttaattaataacagttgaaaatatgagaaataaataataaaccaaaagaaatagaagaaaataTGTGGAAAAGCATAAAAAAGAGACGTGTTGTCAGTGCTGGGGTTTGAACCCACGTCCTAGGGATCAGCAGTAACACGCCTTAGCCATCTGTGCTGTGTGGATTAACTGAAATTGAATGCAACCTGTGCAAATAAATATCAAAACACGTGACaattgaaaaattcaaaattcaaaccaaatggAGCCCACGCGTTGGGTTGAGCGAATCACAAGAGAAGAGAGGTTGGGTCTTGTTTGACCAGCCAATGGCATCCGTGCGCGTGTAACGAGAGAGGTCAAGGGGATTGTTTACCTTCTTCTTCCTTGGGCACTTTTTATTTGCTACGAATTTACCGTAAATTAGCTACGGTTTTGCTACGACAATTTCGTATCCAAATATGGAAAATCAAACCtgcaataaaacaaaacaaacgtACATAAAAACCACTCAGCCCCCTATTTATGGTACCCTGAATTCATTGGTGCAATCGTTCGGGGCTTGAACTGCTTGTAACATGAAACCCGAAGCTTTACAAGCttgaagccctaacaatggcaagctATGATTTAGGGCTTATAGCTTACATGTAATGCGTAGAACCTGTCTTAATAATCCTCAGGAACATGTTAGAAACATTAGTTTTCGTTGCAACACTATAATGATGATAAtacgaaaacaaaaaataagaatgAACATGATGATTATGGTATGCTCATTCCAGGCGTTGTAAGTCCAATATTCTGATCCATTCTTACCCTTTGATGTCTCAGGAAGAAGTATGgatgattggtttgtattgaaaatggttGGGGAAGTTGCTTGTGCGTGTCCTAGTTTATGGAAAATTTATGAAGTTTGGAACATGTTTTTTGAGGCAAAGGTTCGTGTCTTCTGAGGTTGAGTATTATGATGATATATAGGAGAGTGAATTAGGGTTGAAAGAATTGGAAAGAAATCATGCCTTgattaaaaagaaatttgatttgatttttgcatacaaactttctttttttgtttccaTCCTATTTTCATGTCTTTTTCCCACGATTTGTTTTGTCTTAGGATGTAAAATTTGGACCTGATTCAATGAATGAGAATATTCCATGGCAtcttatatgattttatttgatttattttgattttaaatgattttaaataaataaatt
Encoded proteins:
- the LOC131657829 gene encoding uncharacterized protein LOC131657829, which encodes MRKFLVPRASIENVNVVQPEAKVEETPPNVANEFNPNEIVRDPGCRKQIHEYAIDIQDQVRRAYILKGPTQPDLAIFPRTQFGKSSRAFCKAWYKNYTWIECSESKDAAYCFYCFLFKPPGRAEHIDREWLG
- the LOC131657830 gene encoding uncharacterized protein LOC131657830; amino-acid sequence: MELVDDVKARLATLRENDWDDLFIDVQEFCVAQSIPVPNMDEEIPVRGRSRREGRTVTNLHHYRAEIFYVADKICVEMDHRFSEGSNIVLDYFSCLDPKNSFSKFDVDKLVRLADIYHADFSNDDRGTIREQLETYVHQVKRHASFTSCEDVQSLTMKIVQIEKHLHPSKELFQQ